DNA from Leucobacter aridicollis:
TGCCCCGGCGAGCGTGTCCATGGCCTCCTGCAGCCCGAGCCCCGACACGTCGGGAATCTCGAACAGCTCGGGGCCCGTGGAGATCTGCAGGCCGACGGCGTCGCCTGGCCGCACGGGATCGGTCGTCCAGTTCACGGCCACGACCTGTCCCTTGGGGACGTCATCTGAGATGACCTCGGTGTTGTGTGCGCTGTCGACGGTGAGGTCGCTCTTGCTCAGCACGCTCGTCGCCTGGTCGACGGTGAGACCGTTCACCGATGGCGGCTGGCCGGCGGAGACAATGAGGTTGATGGTGCCGCGCTCCGGGAACGTCTCGCCGATCTCGCCGTCGTCGGCGTTGAGCGCGGCGAGCACCTCGCCCTCGGCGGCGTCGGAGAACCGCGTGTCTGTCACCTCACCGAACGTGAAGCGGCTGTCCTCGATGAGCTTCGTGGCGTCGTCGAGCTGGAGGCCGACGAGCGTCGGCACGGCGAGCATCTCGGGGCCCGTCGACTGGCACAGCGTGACCTCGGTGCCGCGGTCGAGCCGGGTGCCGGGCTCCGGCGTGACTGCCGAGGCAAGGCCGACCTCGACGTCGAGACTCGAGCACTCGGTGACGGCGACGGTGAGGTCGAGCCCTTCGAGCTCCGCCTGCGCGTCGGCGACTGTCTGCCCGGCCACGTCCGGGACGGTGACCGCCGAGCCAGGTCCCTGACCGAACCAAAACGCGCCGGCGCCTGTCGCGACCGCGAGCCCGGTGATGACGAGCGCCGTGATCCGACCCTTTCGTGCCCGGCGAACTCCCTGAGCGTGTGCGCGATCGGTGCTCGTCGCCGAGCTGGGGTGTTCGTCGCCGGGATCTGAGGCACCGGCCTGGAGCGTCGCCTGCTCGACGCCGCTGAGCACGGTCGTCGAGGGCGTGAGGTGGGTCGTCGCGGCGTCGTCGAATGCGTCGCCAGGCAGCACAGTCGTGTCGCCGGGAAGTGGGCCGATCGGCAGCACCGCGGTCGCGAGCGCCTCGGGCATGCCGTAGGGGTTGTCCCGCAGTTCGCGCATGTGGACGAGCGCCTCACCGGCGTTGGCTGGCCGCAGATCAGGATCGCGCTGGGTGAGCCACACCACGAAGCTGTCGAGAGCGGGCGTTGAGACGTCGCCAGACTCCGACGGGGCGGGCACGTCGGAGTGCGCGTGCTGGTAGGCGATCTGCATAGGCTGTTCGCCGGTGAACGGCTGCGAGCCCGTGATCATCTCGTAGAGCATGATGCCGAACGCGTAGAGGTCGCTGCGTTCGCCGGCGACGCCGCGCGTCACGAGCTCGGGGGAGAGGTACGCGATTGTGCCGAGCAGCGCCTGGCCGGTCGTCGTGTTCGCGCTCACGGCGCGCGCGAGGCCGAAGTCGCCGAGCTTGATCCTGCCGTCGTCGACGAGCAGCACGTTCTCCGGCTTGAGGTCGCGGTGCACGATCCCCGCGCTGTGGGCCGCAGCGAGGCCAGCGAGCACGGCCTCGCCAATCTCGAGACTCTGGTCGAGCGTCAGCCGCTGCTGCTTCTTCAGGAGCTCGCGTAGCGTGATGCTCGGCAGGTACTCCATGACGAGGTACACGCGGCCGAGATCCTGGCCCTGGTCGAAAACATTCACGAGGTTCGTGTGCGACAGCCGCGCCGCGCTGCGGGCCTCGCGGTCGAAGCGGCGCGTGAAGTCCGCGTCTTCGGCGAGGTGCTCGTGCATCACCTTCACGGCGACCTTGCGTTCGAGCCGCAGGTCGTGCGCGAGGTAGACCATTGCCATGCCGCCGCGGGCGATGCGCGAGCGAATCACGTAGCGCGCGTCGAGCGTCTGCCCGATAAGCGGGTCGATAGTGGCAGGGGTCACGAGGAAAGTCTACGGAAGATTCCATGCGCATACCCTGCCGCGCGCCGTGTGCTGACGGATTGCGCTTCGCGGATTGCGCTGGCAGAGTTATGGGGTGTCAGAGAATACTGCGTCAATCGGCTCGACCCTCACTATCCCCGAAGTCGCCGAGCGCTTCGGAATCCCGCTCGGCAAGGTGCACCGCCTTGTGGAGGAGCACTACCTCGCGATCGTGCGGATCGACGGCATCAAGCGGATTCCCGTCGAGTTCCTCGCCGACGACGAGCCCCTGCATTCGCTGCGCGGCACCCTCCTCGCGCTGAGCGACGCCGGGCTCAACGAGGAGGAGTCGGTGAACTGGCTGTTCACCATGAACGACGAACTCGGCGTGCGTCCGATCGACTCGCTCCTCATCGGCCACAAGAGCGCGGTGCGTCGCGCAACCCAGTCGCTGGCGTTCTAGCGCCGCGGGAGGGCAAGCTCCGCTCGCGGTCCCGGTTAGGCGTCGCGGCTGGCGGCGCGCCCCGCGAGCGCGCTCAGCCGCTCCGCCGCGGCGCCGTCGAGGTCCGAGAGCGCCCGGTGCGCGCGGTCGATGTTGCGGGTGATCATCTGCTCGACCTGCTGCTCGGCGCCGCTGTCGCGAATCGTTCGCTGCAGCATGTACACCTGCTCGGCATCGAGGTCCGTGCCCAGCAGATCGTCGAAGATGCGGCGCTGGGTCACCGGGAGCGCCTCGCGCGCCAGGGTCACGAGCACTGTCCGCTTGCCTTCGACGAGATCGTCGCCGCTCGGCTTGCCGGTGAGCTCCTCGTCTCCGAAGACGCCGAGGAGGTCGTCGCGCAGCTGGAAGGCCACGCCGACGGGGAGCCCGAAGCCCGCGAGCGCGGCCTCCTGCTCGGTGCTTGCTCCGGCGAGCGCTCCGCCGATGAGCAGCGGCGCCTCGACGCTGTACTTCGCCGACTTGTAGACGAGCACGCGGGTCGAACGGTCGAGCTGCTCCGCGTGCTCGGCGAAGCTCGAACGCTGCTCCTCGAGGACGTCGAGGTACTGGCCGACGGCGACCTCGCTGCGCATGCGGTTGAAGTGGGCGCGCGCCGCACGGGCGAACGCGGGCTCGGCCGCGGCGTCGCAGGCGCGGTTCATGAGCTCGTCAGACCACGATTGGAGCAGGTCGCCGAGCAGGATCGCGCTCGAAATGCCGAAGTGCTCGGGCGCGCCGCGGTGGCCGTGCTCGCCGTGGAGTCCAGCGAACCGCTTGTGCACGGCGGGGCGGCCCCGGCGGGTGTCCGAGCGGTCGATGACGTCGTCGTGGATGAGCGCGGCAGCGTGGAAGAGTTCGAGGGCGCACGCGGCGTCGAGGACCGCGCCGAACTCGGCGGTTACCGGGCCCGCGATATCGAGGGGACGAACAGCGCGGTACCCGTGGACAGCGAACAGTGCCCGGAAACGCTTGCCGCCGGTCAGGAAGTCCTTGGCCTCATCGAGAAGCGGAGCCGCGTCTGGGCCGAGCGGCTCGAGCTCTGCGCGGTGACTGTCGATGATGTCGTTCAATCGCTCCTGTATAAGGCCTGCGAGTCTCGTCGTTTCGTCCACCCGACTAGCCTATCCGGCGGCCGGGGTCGTAGACTGGAAGGGAAGACTTTTCTTAGGGTGAAGGGGACATCATGGCGCTGTCAGAACACGAACAGCGGCTGCTCGACGAGATGGAGCGCCGGCTCTATCAGAGCGAGGCTGATCTGCTTCCCGCTTCGACGGGCGTGCCGCGTCGCTTTAACTACCGTTCGCTCGTGCTGGGCACACTGCTCGCGCTCGCCGGAATCGGTCTGCTGATCGGCGGAGCCGCAATGCAGCAGCTGTGGCTCGGGCTCATCGGGTTCGTCGCCATGCTCGGCGGCGTACTCGTGATGTTCTCCAAGCGCACCGAGGTGGAGCCAGAGCAGCTCTCGTCGAGCGCGCCTCGAGCCGCCCAGTCCAAGGAATCACTCGCGGACCGTATGGAACGCCGCTGGGATGAGCGGATGGGCGGCCAGTAGCCCCCCACTTTCCTCCCCACGGGTCACAGCTTCGGCTGTGGCCCGTTTTTTTATGCCCGCCGGGGGCTGCTCGGGTCGTCGTCTCCGAGGAGCAGCCTCCCCGCCGTCGGTACGTATGGGATCGGTCGAAGGCCCGTGCGTAAGGGATCGGCAGCACAACCGTGCGTATGGGATCTGCAGAAGATAGGCCCGACACCCGCAGGATCGCCAGGCGTACGGCAGATCTCAGGGGTACCGGCCGAGCGCCTGCGCGCCTCTCGAGCCTCAGAATGCGCGAAATGAGGCAAATCGACTCCACTTTGCTCCACCAAGCAACTACAGGCCTGTTTCGAGAATGATCCACGAAATACCGGACATTTGCGTGATTAGTGGAGGGAAGTGGAGTACCGTGGGAGAAACGTATCGAATGAGGAGGGGAGTGGACTATGTTTCTCGGCACGTTCACTCCGCGCCTCGACGAGAAGGGGCGGCTGATCCTCCCCGCAAAGTTTCGCGACGAACTCGCTGACGGCCTCGTCATCACCCGCGGTCAGGAACGCTGCCTCTACGTCTTCAGCGAGAGCGAGTTTGAGGCGATGCACGACCGCGTTCGGCAGGCGCCGCTCACCTCGAAGCAGGCGCGCGACTACCTCCGCGTGTTCCTCTCCGGAGCACACCCCGAGACCCCCGACAAGCAGCACCGCGTGACGCTGCCCCAGACGCTCCGCGACTACGCGGGCCTCGACCGAGAGCTCGCCGTCATCGGCGCAGGCTCCCGCGCCGAGATCTGGGACGCGCAGGCCTGGGAGACCTACCTGACCGAGCAGGAATCCGTCTTCTCCGACATCGAAGAGGAGGTGATTCCCGGCATGTTCTAGCCGGGAACACGTCATGGCACAGCCCACACCACGCAACCCTGCCGAGCTGCACACGTCCGTCATGCTCGAGCGCTGCGTCGAGCTTCTCGCCCCCGGGGCCGAGCGCGACGGCGCCTTCGTCGTCGACGCGACGCTCGGCATGGGCGGGCACACCGAGGCACTCCTCGAGCGCTTCCCTGGCCTCACCGTCATCGGGCTCGATCGCGATACCGAGGCGCTCGAGCTCGCCGGCGCCCGGCTCGCCCGGTTCGGCGACCGGTTCGTGCCGGTCCACGCGGTCTACGACGAGATCGACAGGGCGCTCGCCGAGGCGGGCGCGACAAGCATCGATGGCGCGCTGTTCGACCTCGGCGTCTCCTCGCTGCAGCTTGACGACGCCGACCGCGGCTTCGCCTATGCGCAGGACGCGCCGCTCGACATGCGCATGGATCAGACGCGCGGGCGCACCGCCGCCGAGATCCTCGCAGAGGAACCCGAGGGGCGACTCCGGGAGCTATTCGAGCGCTACGGCGAGGAGCCACTCGCCGGCCGCTACGCGCGGGCGATCGTCGCCGCGCGTCAGGTCGCACCCCTCGAGCGTTCCGGCCAGCTCGTCGATGTGCTGCAGGAGGCGACCCCGGCCGCCGTCCTCGGCAAGCGTCACCCGGCGAAGCGCGTCTTCCAGGCGCTGCGCGTCGAGGTCAACGGCGAGCTCGCGACGCTGGAGCGCGCGATCCCCGCGGCGATCGACAGGCTCAACCTCGGCGGCAGGCTCGTCGTGATGTCGTACCAGTCGCTCGAGGATCGCATCGTCAAGCGAGCGATCCAGGCCAGGAGCCGCTCCACGGCACCGCAGGGCCTCCCGGTCGAGCTTCCCGAACACAAGCCTGAACTGCGCATCCTCACGAAGGGCGCGGAACAGGCAACTGACGAAGAGAAGGCAGTCAACCCGCGCGCCATCCCGGCGCGGCTGCGCGCGGCTGAACGAGTAAGGGAAATGTCATGAACGCCACAGTTCCCGTCGAGGTCGACCCGATCGAGCTGTTCGGCGCGCCAGCGCCGCTTCGCGACACCTCCCGCGACCGCGCGGACAGGCTGCGCCCGGCTCCGGCTCCCGCCCCGAAGCCCAAGAAGAGCCCCGTGCTCGGCGCGATTGTCGCCGTCTGCGTCATCCTCGGGATCTTCGCGGCCCAGCTCGCCCTGAGCATCCTCGTGTCGCAGGGCGCGTACGAGAGCCGCGCGCTCGAGATCGAGGAGCGCGACCTCGGCCGCGTCGAGCGGGTGCTGTCGCAGAATCTCGACAAGCTCGCCTCGCCGCAGAACCTCGTCGAGAACGCTGCGGCGCTCGGCATGGTGCAGAACGTCGCCCCGGCGACGATGCGCCTGAGCGACGGCGCGATTCAGGGCGACCTGAACTCGGTCACCCGCGAGGCCAGCCCGAACCTCGTGCCGAACGCCCAGCTCGAGAACCTCCCGGTCGTTGACGCCAAGGGGCTGCTCACGAGTCGAAACGCTCAGGCGGCTCCCATCGTGGACGCCGCTGCCGCCGTAGCATGGCAGGGCAAGCTTCCCGCACCAGAAACGCACTAGTCCGCTCGGCGGGCCCGTTAGGAGACGAACGAGTGTTGTGGCGAACCCTGCGAGGCACGCGAGGGCGAAACCTGGTGGTCTTCGCCATCCTCGTGCTCGTCGCGCTCGCCTTCATGGTTCGGCTTATTGATCTGCAGATGATCTCGGCGGCGGCGATGAACGAGGAGTCGCACGAGAAGCGTGCGGTTCCCGTCACGATCCCGAGCGTTCGGGGCGACATTGTCGACCGCAACGGCAACGTGCTCGCCACGACCGACGAACGCTACGACGTGCAGCTCTCGCCGAAGAACGCGAGGCTCAACAAGGGCGTGTTCACGCGGCCCGACGTCGAGCGCGGGGCCGGGACGATCGAGGTGACCGCCGACCAGGCCTACGCAGAGATCGGCTCGGTCACCGGCCAGAGCGGCGCCGAGATCAAGAAGATCGTCGACGACGCGATCGACGAGAACCCGAAGTCGGACTTCGCCTATGTCAAGCGCGGCGTCGACCTCAACCAGCTGCAGGAACTCAAGGAGCTGCAGATCCCGTGGCTCACGTTTGAAAGCCAGCACAAGCGCGTGTACCCGAACGGCGCCGTCGGCGGCAACATCGTCGGCTTCGCGGGGCAGGACGAGGTCGCCCAGGCCGGCGTGGAGCTCTCGCAGGACGAGTGCCTCGCCGGCGAGGACGGTGCCGAAACCTACGAGCGCGGCGCCGACGGCATCCAGCTCCCTGGCAGCGTGGTTGAGACGAAGAAGGCGCAGAACGGCGGCACCGTCGAGCTCACGATCGACCTCGACCTGCAGTGGGCGAGCCAGCAGATCATCAACCAGCAGGTGGACAACGTCGGCGCCGAGTACGGCTACCTCGTGATCATGGACGCGAAGACTGGCGAGCTCGTCGCGGTCGCCGAGGACGGCTCGGTCGACCCGAACGACGTCGGCGCCGTCGACGGTGACCGGCGCAACGCCCGCGCCTTCACCTCGCCCTATGAGCCGGGCTCGACCTTCAAGGTCATCACGGCGGCCGCGCTCATCGACCAGGGGCTCGCGACGCCGCAGAGCACCGTCACCGCGCCGGACAACTGGCAGCCGCAGTCGGGCGTCACCTTCAGCGACTGGTTCAACCATGGCCCGGCGAACTGGACGCTCACCGGCACCCTCGTCTACTCCTCCAACGTGGGCATCTCGATGCTCGGCAGCCAGATGTCGCCCGAGACGCGCTACGAGTACCTCAAGAAGTTCGGAGTGGGCCAGCCGACGAACGCCGGCATGCCGCTCGAGGACGCGGGGATGTTCGCGGACGTCGCCGACTGGGACGCGCAGACGAGCTACGTGACGATGTTCGGCCAGGGACTGTCGTCGACGATCGTGCAGACCGCCGGCGTCTTCCAGACGATCGCGAACGACGGGGTGCGCGTGCCGCCGTCGATCGTGAAGAAGTGCGCCCCGCCCGAGGGTAAGGCGACCGCGCCCGATCACGGCGACGATGTCACGGTGATCTCGCCCGAGGCCGCGGCCGAGACGCGCAAGATGCTCGAGACGATCGGCACCGACGGCCTCATCAAGGACATGGCCTCGATCCCGGGGTACCGGATCGGCGGAAAGACTGGCACGGCCGAGCAGTCGGACGGCCAGGGTGGCTACCGTACCGACTTCGTGTACAGCTTCGCCGGCATGTTCCCGATGGACGACCCGCAGTACGTGATCGTGGCAACCGTCGCGTACCCGCACGGCGGCGACGGGACCGCTGCCGCCGTGACCGCATTCCACGACGCGGCCGAGTCCACGATCCGCAAGTTCCATATTCCGCCCTCGACCGGCAAGTACGAGAAGTTGCCAATTGGCGACGAGCTCGCGTCAGCTGGGTAGGATCGATACACGTGACCAGCACTTCCGGTGATCTTACGATCCGACCCCAGCACCCGCAGAAGGTGACGCTCGCGCAACTCGCTGAGCCCTTCTCCCTCGAACTCGCAGCGACAGACGGCGAGGTGGGTGTCACCGGCGTGACGATCGACTCGCGCGACGTCCGGCCGGGCGACCTCTACGTCGGGATTCCCGGGGCGAGGCACCACGGCGCGAACTTCGCCCAGGCGGCGCTCGCGAGCGGCGCTGCGGCGATGCTCACCGACGCGGCGGGGCGCGACCTCGCGCTCGCTGCGGGCGTGACAGGGCTGCCGATCCTCGTCGCTGGCGTGCACCCGCGTTCGATCCTCGGCGAGCTCTCGGCGCGGGTCTACGGCACCGACACGCTCGCGGCGAAGACCTTTGGCGTGACCGGCACGAACGGCAAGACGAGCGTCGTCTACTGCATCGCGCAGATCCTCGAGGCGGCCGGGCTCAGGCCAGGCCTGAGCTCGACGGCTGAGCGCAGGATCGGCGACGAGGTGATCGTCTCGAACCTCACGAGCCCCGAGGCCTCCGAACTGCACGGCCTGCTCGCGCGCATGGTCGAGCGCGGCGTCGAGGGCGTCGCGATCGAGGTATCCGCGCAGGCGATCGGCCGCCACCGCATCGACGGCGTGCACTTCGACGTCGTCGCGTTCAACAACTTCTCGCAGGATCACCTCGAGGAGTACGGCGACATGGAGACCTACTTCCAGGCGAAGCTCGCGTTGTTCGCCCCGGAGCACGCCGCACGTGGCGTTGTCGTCGTTGACGGGCCGTGGGGCCAGCGCGTCGCCCGCGAGTCGCAGATCCCGGTGACGACGCTCGCGACCGAGTACGGGCAGAGCGCCGACTGGCACCTCGCGATCACCGCGCAGACCCTCGACGGTGTCGCGTTCGTGCTGCAGGGGCCGGAGGGCGCGCACTTCCGCGGCCGTGTCCCCGTCTTCGGTCGCTTCATGGCCGAGAACGCGGCGCTCGCGCTCATCATGCTGCACGAGGCAGGCATCCCGATCTCGCAGGTCGAGGCTGGGCTCGAGAACGGGCTCATCCCCGTGCAGATCCCGGGCAGGCTCGAGGAGATCACGGAGGGTGGCGCAGGCCCCAGGTTCTACGTGGACTACGGGCACACGCCCGGCGCCTTCGAAGCGATGCTCGACGCGCTCGGCGAGGTCGCCGAGGGCAAGATCATCTTCATGTTCGGAGCCGACGGCGACCGCGACACCACGAAGCGCGAGGAGATGGGCAGGATCGCGGCTGCCGGCTCCGACGTGCTCATCGTCTGCGACTACCACCCGCGGAGCGAGCCGCCCGAGCAGATTCGCGCGCAGCTTCTCGCTGGTGCGCGCTCGGCCGCGCACGCGACGCTGCACGAGGAAGCCGATCCGAAGCGCGCGATCCGCCTCGCCATTTCCCTCGCGGAACCCGGCGACGTTATTCTGTATGCCGGTCCCGGACACGAGGACTACCAGGAGGTCGCCGGGGCGTTTATCCCGTACTCGGCGCGTGATGAAGTACGCGGCGCGCTCCGCGAGGCAGGATTGCTTGCGTGATTGAACTGAGTTTCTCCGAGGTCGCTGCCGCAACGGGAGGCCGGCTCGTGCTCGCTCCCGGCGACACGCCCGACACGCGCGTTTCGGGGGAGTCGCAGACGGACTCCCGCGAGGTGCAGCCCGGCCAGATCTTCTTCGCCCGGCGCGGTGACGACACTGACGGGCACCTCTTCGCGGGCAAAGCCGCCAGGGCTGGCGCAAAGCTGCTCGTTGTCGAACGCGAGCTCAGCGAGGCGGAGCTCGGCCTCGACGCGGGCGCCCCCGCCGTCACGCTGCTCGTCGTCGATGACGCGACCGACGCGCTCGGCGCACTCGCAACCGAGGTTGTCCAGCGGCTGCGCGCGAGCGACAAGCTGACAATCGTCGGCATCACCGGGTCGAACGGGAAGACGACGACGAAGAACCTCGTCGCCGCGATGGCGGAGACGATCGGATCGACAGTCGCGAGCGAGAAGTCGTTCAATAACGAGGTCGGCGGGCCGATGACAATGCTCCGCGCCACGCCGGAGACCGAGACCCTTGTCGCCGAGATGGGCGCAAGCGGGATCGGCGAGATCGCGCGGCTCACCGGCATGGCGCAGCCCCACATCGGGGTCGTGCTCACCGTCGGTCTCGCGCACGCCGGAGAGTTCGGCGGCATCGAGGCCACGTTCCGCGCGAAGAGCGAGATGGTGCAGAGCCTCGACGCCGACGGCGTTGCCGTGCTCAACCGCGACGACCCGCGCGTCGCGAAGATGGCGGAGCTCACCCCGGCCCGGATCGTCTGGTTCGGCCAGCACCCTGACGCCGATGTGCGCGCGAGCGACATCGAGCCGTCCGCGAGCGGTACGACCTTCACCCTGCACGCCGGGGGCGAGTCGCGCCCCGTCACCTTCCGGGTGCTTGGCGAGCACCACGTGATGAACGCGCTTGCTGCGGCGGCCGTTGGGACGACGCTCGGGCTGTCGCTCGACGCAATCGTCGAGGTGCTCGAGGCGGCCACGCTCGCCGCGCCCGGCCGCATGCAGGTGCTCGGCGGCCGCGACGGCATCACCATCATCAACGACGCCTACAACGCGAGCCCCGATTCGATGAGCGCCGCGCTGCGCACGCTCGCCCAGATCACGAAGCCCGAGGGGCGCTCCGTCGCCGTGCTCGGCGCGATGACCGAGCTCGGGGACTACACGATCGAGGAGCACCTGCGCGTCGGGCTGCAGGCGGTGCGCCTGCGCATCCGGCAGCTCGTCGTCGTTGGCCGCGACGCCCGCGACCTGCACATCAGCGCGATCAACGAGGGATCGTGGGATGGCGAGAGCGTCTTCTTCGAGACGCAAGACGAAGCTTTTGATTATCTACTCGAAATGCTCACGACCGATGACACGGTGCTCGTGAAATCTTCGAACGCCGCGGGCCTGCAGGCCCTCGGAGACCGCCTGGGGGAGGCATACGCATGATTGCCATGCTCATCGCGGCGGGGTTCTCGCTGATGTATTCACTGCTACTGACGCCGCTGTTCGTCCGCGGCTTCAACAAGCTCCGCTGGGGCCAGCCGATTCGCGTCGACGGGCCAAAGGAGCACGAGACGAAGCGGGGCACGCCAACGATGGGCGGCCTGATCTTCCTCTCGGGGTCGGTGCTCGCGTACTTCGTCGGCAAGCTCGTCATGGGGGAGACCCCGACACCGTCCGCGCTGCTCGTGATCCTCATGGCCGTCGGCGCCGGCACGGTCGGCTTCATCGACGACCTCATGAAGACCCGGATGCAGAACTCGGCTGGCCTCGGCGGCTGGGCGAAGATCTTTGGCCAGGTCGTGATCGCGGTCTCGTTCGCCCTGCTCGGGCTGCAGTTCGCGAACGAGCACGGCCTCACCCCGGTGTCGACGCACATCTCGATCTTCCGCGACCTGCCGTTTGACTTCATGAGCCTCGGCGTCATCGCGGGCACGATCCTCGTGATCCTGTGGGTCATGGTGATCGTCACCGCGACTACGAACGCCGTCAACGTGACCGACGGGCTCGACGGTCTCGCCGCGGGCGCATCGATCTTCGCGTTCTCGGCGTACGTGCTCATCGGCTTCTGGCAGTCGGCGCAGAACTGCGCGGCAACGGCGGGCGAGGCCGGCTGCTACGAAGTGCGCGATCCGATGGACCTCGCGGTCATCGCGGCCGCGTTCCTCGGCGGCGTCGCAGGCTTCCTGTGGTGGAACACGAACCCCGCGCAGATCTTCATGGGCGACACCGGCTCGATGGGTATCGGCGGCGCGATCGCTGCGCTCGCGATCCTCACCCGCACCGAGGTGCTGCTCATCCTCATCGGCGGTCTGTTCATCATCGAGACCGGCTCGGTGATCTTGCAGCGGCTCTACTTCAAGGTGACGAAGGGCAAGCGGATCTTCCTCATGAGCCCGATTCACCACCACTTCGAGCTCAAGGGCTGGGCCGAAGTGACGATCGTTGTTCGGTTCTGGATGATCGCCGGGATCTTCGCGATCGTCGGGATCGGCGGTTTCTACGCAGAATGGGTGCTGAACCAATGACCGCAGTACAGGATCGCCTCGCGGCGCTGACGAGCTGGCACCACGACTGGTCGGGGCTGCGCGTCGCCGTGTTGGGCCTCGGCGCAACCGGCTTCTCCGTCGCGGACACCCTCGTCGAGCTCGGGTCGCGCGTTCGCGTGGTGTACGGCAAGCCTGACGCCGACCGCGAGCGTCTGCTCGACGTGATCGGTTCCGAGCGCGCACTCGCCGAGACCGATGAGGCGCAGCTCGCCGATCTCCAGGCGTTCGATCCCGAACTCATCGTGATCTCTCCGGGATACCCGGCGCACCACCCGGTCGTGCGCTGGGCGACCGAGCGCGACGTGGCCGTCTGGGGCGACATTGAGCTCGGCTGGCGGCTGCGCGACAAGACTCCGCGGGTCGCCGACTGGATCTGCATCACCGGGACCAACGGCAAGACCACGACGACCCAGCTCACCGCGCACATGCTTGTCGCCGGCGGCCTGCGTGCGGCTCCCGTTGGCAACATCGGCACCCCGCTGCTCGACGCGCTCCGCGACCCCGTCGGCTACGACGTGCTCGTGCTCGAGCTCTCAAGCTTCCAGCTCGAGCGCGTGCATTCGATGTCGCCATACGCGAGCGCCTGCCTGAATCTCGCCGACGACCACCTCGACTGGCACGGTGGCGCGCAGGCGTACCGCGACGCCAAGGCGAAGGTCTACGAGCACACGCAGGTCGCCT
Protein-coding regions in this window:
- the pknB gene encoding Stk1 family PASTA domain-containing Ser/Thr kinase, which produces MTPATIDPLIGQTLDARYVIRSRIARGGMAMVYLAHDLRLERKVAVKVMHEHLAEDADFTRRFDREARSAARLSHTNLVNVFDQGQDLGRVYLVMEYLPSITLRELLKKQQRLTLDQSLEIGEAVLAGLAAAHSAGIVHRDLKPENVLLVDDGRIKLGDFGLARAVSANTTTGQALLGTIAYLSPELVTRGVAGERSDLYAFGIMLYEMITGSQPFTGEQPMQIAYQHAHSDVPAPSESGDVSTPALDSFVVWLTQRDPDLRPANAGEALVHMRELRDNPYGMPEALATAVLPIGPLPGDTTVLPGDAFDDAATTHLTPSTTVLSGVEQATLQAGASDPGDEHPSSATSTDRAHAQGVRRARKGRITALVITGLAVATGAGAFWFGQGPGSAVTVPDVAGQTVADAQAELEGLDLTVAVTECSSLDVEVGLASAVTPEPGTRLDRGTEVTLCQSTGPEMLAVPTLVGLQLDDATKLIEDSRFTFGEVTDTRFSDAAEGEVLAALNADDGEIGETFPERGTINLIVSAGQPPSVNGLTVDQATSVLSKSDLTVDSAHNTEVISDDVPKGQVVAVNWTTDPVRPGDAVGLQISTGPELFEIPDVSGLGLQEAMDTLAGAGFSPTTLVPEALRGFAKATGTNPAAGEQVEAGTEIRITSQLSL
- a CDS encoding Rv2175c family DNA-binding protein, with amino-acid sequence MSENTASIGSTLTIPEVAERFGIPLGKVHRLVEEHYLAIVRIDGIKRIPVEFLADDEPLHSLRGTLLALSDAGLNEEESVNWLFTMNDELGVRPIDSLLIGHKSAVRRATQSLAF
- a CDS encoding polyprenyl synthetase family protein, whose protein sequence is MDETTRLAGLIQERLNDIIDSHRAELEPLGPDAAPLLDEAKDFLTGGKRFRALFAVHGYRAVRPLDIAGPVTAEFGAVLDAACALELFHAAALIHDDVIDRSDTRRGRPAVHKRFAGLHGEHGHRGAPEHFGISSAILLGDLLQSWSDELMNRACDAAAEPAFARAARAHFNRMRSEVAVGQYLDVLEEQRSSFAEHAEQLDRSTRVLVYKSAKYSVEAPLLIGGALAGASTEQEAALAGFGLPVGVAFQLRDDLLGVFGDEELTGKPSGDDLVEGKRTVLVTLAREALPVTQRRIFDDLLGTDLDAEQVYMLQRTIRDSGAEQQVEQMITRNIDRAHRALSDLDGAAAERLSALAGRAASRDA
- a CDS encoding DUF3040 domain-containing protein; translated protein: MALSEHEQRLLDEMERRLYQSEADLLPASTGVPRRFNYRSLVLGTLLALAGIGLLIGGAAMQQLWLGLIGFVAMLGGVLVMFSKRTEVEPEQLSSSAPRAAQSKESLADRMERRWDERMGGQ
- the mraZ gene encoding division/cell wall cluster transcriptional repressor MraZ, with amino-acid sequence MFLGTFTPRLDEKGRLILPAKFRDELADGLVITRGQERCLYVFSESEFEAMHDRVRQAPLTSKQARDYLRVFLSGAHPETPDKQHRVTLPQTLRDYAGLDRELAVIGAGSRAEIWDAQAWETYLTEQESVFSDIEEEVIPGMF
- the rsmH gene encoding 16S rRNA (cytosine(1402)-N(4))-methyltransferase RsmH gives rise to the protein MAQPTPRNPAELHTSVMLERCVELLAPGAERDGAFVVDATLGMGGHTEALLERFPGLTVIGLDRDTEALELAGARLARFGDRFVPVHAVYDEIDRALAEAGATSIDGALFDLGVSSLQLDDADRGFAYAQDAPLDMRMDQTRGRTAAEILAEEPEGRLRELFERYGEEPLAGRYARAIVAARQVAPLERSGQLVDVLQEATPAAVLGKRHPAKRVFQALRVEVNGELATLERAIPAAIDRLNLGGRLVVMSYQSLEDRIVKRAIQARSRSTAPQGLPVELPEHKPELRILTKGAEQATDEEKAVNPRAIPARLRAAERVREMS
- a CDS encoding peptidoglycan D,D-transpeptidase FtsI family protein produces the protein MVFAILVLVALAFMVRLIDLQMISAAAMNEESHEKRAVPVTIPSVRGDIVDRNGNVLATTDERYDVQLSPKNARLNKGVFTRPDVERGAGTIEVTADQAYAEIGSVTGQSGAEIKKIVDDAIDENPKSDFAYVKRGVDLNQLQELKELQIPWLTFESQHKRVYPNGAVGGNIVGFAGQDEVAQAGVELSQDECLAGEDGAETYERGADGIQLPGSVVETKKAQNGGTVELTIDLDLQWASQQIINQQVDNVGAEYGYLVIMDAKTGELVAVAEDGSVDPNDVGAVDGDRRNARAFTSPYEPGSTFKVITAAALIDQGLATPQSTVTAPDNWQPQSGVTFSDWFNHGPANWTLTGTLVYSSNVGISMLGSQMSPETRYEYLKKFGVGQPTNAGMPLEDAGMFADVADWDAQTSYVTMFGQGLSSTIVQTAGVFQTIANDGVRVPPSIVKKCAPPEGKATAPDHGDDVTVISPEAAAETRKMLETIGTDGLIKDMASIPGYRIGGKTGTAEQSDGQGGYRTDFVYSFAGMFPMDDPQYVIVATVAYPHGGDGTAAAVTAFHDAAESTIRKFHIPPSTGKYEKLPIGDELASAG